One Papaver somniferum cultivar HN1 chromosome 10, ASM357369v1, whole genome shotgun sequence genomic window carries:
- the LOC113316658 gene encoding uncharacterized protein LOC113316658: MEIDESLPDPRDLLKQSHPRRWEIFVYGESNSCEGGVGIVFTSPAGERIVFCFRMEYKATNNKTKFEAVIQALRIAIEMELDEMRITSDTQLVVRRIEGVYNAVDLVMKIYQQLVQDYSTKIRSIIWRNINRDNNRHEDALTFKASMIENPKIWHIVIQWLMQPSVSREEKELQVMMVEERNTIMSKEDWRTPIYKYLTKGDLPRDRQEAKKVKSKSTNYKVREGILYRRSFLGPLMRCLSQEEGIKIMKSIHYGDAGNHSGTRLLAYKTRTHGYFWSYMHKDAKDISIRCEGIDIVGPFVTGTKQRRYLIVATDYFTKWVEAKAVQHTKDGDIYDFILENIICRFGIPVLIVSYNGKQFEGENVKMLFNAFKIQSGKSTPLYPQSNGQAEDTNKTVASMLKKKGIIKDGVSRSRACYGHIEPQGEK, encoded by the exons ATGGAGATAGACGAAAGCCTACCGGACCCAAGGGATCTGTTAAAGCAAAGTCATCCCAGGAGATGGGAAATCTTCGTTTATGGGGAATCTAATAGCTGTGAAGGGGGTGTAGGAATAGTATTCACTTCGCCTGCAGGTGAGAGAATAGTATTTTGTTTTCGGATGGAATACAAAGCCACGAATAATAAAACCAAGTTTGAGGCAGTAATACAGGCTCTGAGAATTGCAATAGAAATGGAATTGGACGAAATGCGAATTACTAGTGACACACAACTAGTAGTTCGTCGGATTGAAGGAGTGTATAATGCAGTCGATCTAGTGATGAAGATATATCAGCAGCTCGTGCAAGACTATTCGACGAAAATACGAAGTATCATATGGAGAAACATAAATAGGGATAACAATCGACATGAAGATGCATTAACCTTCAAAGCTTCCATGATTGAGAATCCAAAAATCTGGCATATTGTGATTCAGTGGTTGATGCAACCATCAGtaagcagagaagaaaaagaacttCAGGTAATGATGGTAGAAGAAAGGAACACAATAATGAGCAAAGAAGACTGGAGAACACCAATCTACAAATACTTGACGAAAGGAGACTTGCCACGAGATAGACAAGAGGCAAAGAAAGTCAAAAGTAAATCCACGAATTATAAGGTGCGAGAAGGGATCCTTTATAGGCGATCATTTTTGGGCCCATTGATGAGGTGCTTATCGCAGGAGGAAGGGATTAAAATTATGAAGTCAATTCATTATGGAGACGCTGGAAACCACAGCGGAACTAGATTACTAGCTTACAAGACCCGAACACATGGTTACTTTTGGTCCTACATGCATAAAGATGCGAAAGACATTTCTATAAGGTGTGAG GGGATAGATATCGTGGGACCCTTTGTCACGGGGACTAAGCAAAGAAGGTACTTGATTGTAGCAACAGACTACTTCACGAAGTGGGTAGAGGCAAAGGCTGTGCAACATACAAAAGACGGGGATATATACGATTTTATCCTTGAGAACATCATTTGTAGATTTGGCATACCAGTCCTAATTGTTTCATACAATGGAAAGCAGTTCGAAGGGGAAAACGTGAAGATGTTGTTCAACGCCTTTAAGATTCAATCCGGGAAATCTACTCCATTATATCCCCAGAGTAATGGGCAGGCAGAGGATACAAATAAAACGGTGGCCTCCATGTTGAAAAAGAAGGGCATCATAAAGGATGGTGTGAGCAGATCACGAGCGTGTTATGGTCATATAGAACCACAAGGCGAGAAGTAA